In a single window of the Acidobacteriota bacterium genome:
- the rpoB gene encoding DNA-directed RNA polymerase subunit beta, with translation MINNPLQNSPNGLGLRTSRSPERVDFSKIYTTAQIPNLIEVQRESYNRFLQMDLIPEERDHIGLQSVFSSIFPVSDFRETATLEYVEYQIGNWQCKCGNLEGLEHLRSNCKNCSAKIKVDPFNPAEVLCKNCGIFNAVRPNLCNNCGEPVGLKHKHDQQECQERGMSYSVPLKVKIRLTVFDKDAETGVSTVRDIKEEDVFFGEIPLMTDNGTFIINGTERVIVSQLHRSPGVFFKGDRDEFLAKIIPYRGSWVEFEYDQKEILHARLGKRKLIATSFLRVLGLWLNPQIDMKTVSDSILEQVVKEAEFSDAEILKLFYTTDEIEIDKGNVYLKVKEDGKTHLVGLRADEDIKDKKEDVVRKGKKITKMALAELQRMGTSRVAVMAADLEGVYALDDIINTETGEVIVESNTEITAGKLQQIIEEGVSNLTVFFPKQDEIGEIISATIRKDPIKKPVDALLEIYRKMRPGDPPTVPTAYRLIEGMFFDTRRFDLSRVGRLKFNIKMGRPEKDRINDPLLQPTDFLDVVNYLLRMKRDSNHYSQDDIDHLGNRRVRAVGELLENQFRIGLERMERAIKEKMSIQQDMNTTMPRDLVNAKPVTAAVREFFGSSQLSQFMDQTNPLSEITHKRRLSALGPGGLSRERAGFEVRDVHPTHYGRICPIETPEGPNIGLISSLSCFARINEYGFIESPYRKVVDGRVIEYVLVQNGGDTKFKPGDHVPLEDVEAANKKIKDGKKAEFDPHPFYLTAWEEDRYIIGQANIELDEKGFLVNERNAARQKGEFITADKLEIQYMDVSPKQLVSVAASLIPFLENDDANRALMGSNMQRQSVPLLRAESPYVGTGMEKIAARDSGAVVVAKRNGVVDYVDSERIIVKADHQVDGTISREVTADIYSLVKFKRSNQNTCINQRPIVSVGERVRKGQVIADGPCTDRGELALGRNVLVAFMPWRGYNFEDAILVSERLVKDDFYTSIHIEELEIEARDTKLGPEEITRDIPNIGENMLRDLDESGIIRIGAQVKPGSILVGKVTPKGETQLTAEEKLLRAIFGEKAGDVKDASLTCPPGIDGTVVDVQIFTRKGQDKDSRSLDIEGMEEEALHRDLEDEIRILQEQRDERIYELFDGRKLTKDLVDGKDVLIKKGETLSREKLHGIDTKLLRKAEVAAGSIDITGEIKEYEQRTERQINILRDIYDEKITKLKQGDELPPGVIKMVKVFVAMKRKLSVGDKMAGRHGNKGVIARILPEEDMPYLPDGTPVEIVLNPLGVPSRMNVGQILETHLGWAARVLGLHFATPVFDGASEAEIKEYIKQANGKFDELGLRPSVGPSGKTKLYDGLTGEMFEQKVTVGYIYMLKLSHLVDDKIHARSIGPYSLITQQPLGGKAQFGGQRFGEMEVWALEAYGAAHILQELLTCKSDDVAGRSKIYETIVKGVSDFEPGIPESFNVLVRELQSLGLDIELIEKVDPEEVVAGVDTLVGVD, from the coding sequence ATGATCAATAATCCTCTTCAAAATTCACCGAACGGGCTGGGGCTCAGAACGAGCCGTTCGCCGGAGCGCGTAGATTTTTCAAAGATCTACACCACGGCACAGATCCCGAACCTGATAGAGGTACAGCGAGAATCCTATAACCGCTTTCTGCAGATGGACCTGATCCCCGAAGAAAGGGACCACATCGGCCTGCAGTCGGTTTTCTCGTCAATTTTCCCTGTCTCGGATTTTCGCGAGACCGCGACGCTGGAGTACGTCGAATATCAGATCGGCAACTGGCAGTGCAAGTGCGGCAACCTCGAAGGCCTCGAGCATCTGCGGTCCAACTGTAAGAACTGCTCGGCAAAGATCAAGGTCGATCCGTTCAACCCGGCCGAAGTGCTTTGTAAGAACTGCGGCATCTTCAACGCCGTCCGCCCGAACCTCTGCAACAACTGCGGCGAGCCGGTCGGCCTGAAGCACAAGCACGACCAGCAGGAATGTCAGGAACGCGGAATGTCGTACAGCGTGCCGCTGAAGGTCAAGATCCGCCTGACGGTCTTCGACAAGGACGCCGAGACCGGCGTTTCGACCGTTCGAGATATCAAGGAAGAGGACGTTTTCTTTGGCGAGATACCGCTGATGACCGACAACGGTACGTTCATCATCAACGGAACCGAGCGCGTCATCGTATCGCAGCTTCACCGCTCGCCCGGCGTTTTCTTCAAGGGCGACCGCGACGAATTTCTGGCGAAGATCATCCCGTACCGCGGCTCGTGGGTCGAATTCGAATACGATCAGAAAGAGATCCTCCACGCACGCTTGGGCAAACGCAAGCTCATCGCGACGTCGTTCCTCCGCGTGCTCGGCCTGTGGCTAAATCCGCAGATCGACATGAAGACCGTTTCGGACAGCATTCTGGAGCAGGTCGTCAAGGAAGCGGAATTCAGCGATGCCGAGATACTGAAGCTTTTCTACACGACCGACGAGATCGAGATCGATAAAGGCAACGTCTATTTAAAGGTCAAAGAGGACGGCAAGACGCATCTCGTAGGCCTGCGCGCCGATGAGGACATCAAGGATAAGAAAGAGGACGTTGTCCGCAAGGGCAAAAAGATCACTAAGATGGCGCTCGCCGAACTGCAGCGTATGGGCACGTCCCGCGTTGCCGTAATGGCGGCCGACCTTGAGGGAGTTTACGCCCTCGACGACATCATCAATACCGAAACAGGCGAGGTCATCGTCGAATCGAACACCGAGATCACCGCGGGCAAACTGCAGCAGATCATCGAAGAAGGCGTTTCGAACCTGACCGTCTTTTTCCCGAAGCAGGACGAGATCGGCGAGATCATCTCAGCGACCATTCGTAAAGACCCGATCAAAAAGCCCGTTGACGCACTGCTCGAGATCTACCGCAAGATGCGTCCCGGCGATCCGCCGACCGTTCCGACCGCATATCGGCTGATCGAGGGAATGTTCTTTGATACGCGCAGATTCGATCTGTCGCGGGTCGGGCGCCTCAAATTCAATATCAAGATGGGCCGTCCTGAAAAGGACCGCATCAACGATCCGCTGCTGCAGCCGACGGATTTCCTCGACGTGGTGAATTATCTGCTTCGCATGAAACGCGACAGCAATCATTATTCGCAGGACGACATCGACCACCTGGGCAACCGCCGCGTACGCGCGGTCGGCGAACTCCTGGAAAATCAGTTCCGCATCGGCCTCGAACGCATGGAACGCGCTATCAAGGAGAAGATGTCCATACAGCAGGACATGAACACCACGATGCCGCGTGACCTGGTCAACGCAAAGCCGGTGACCGCCGCGGTCCGCGAGTTCTTCGGTTCGTCGCAGCTCTCGCAGTTCATGGACCAGACGAATCCGCTGTCCGAGATCACGCACAAACGCCGCCTGTCGGCGCTCGGGCCGGGCGGACTTTCGCGTGAGCGTGCGGGCTTTGAGGTTCGCGACGTTCACCCGACGCACTACGGCCGCATCTGCCCCATCGAGACGCCTGAAGGCCCGAACATCGGACTCATCTCGTCGCTGTCGTGTTTTGCACGCATCAACGAATACGGCTTTATCGAATCGCCCTACCGCAAGGTCGTTGACGGCCGCGTTATCGAATACGTGCTCGTCCAAAACGGCGGCGATACGAAATTCAAGCCGGGCGATCACGTACCGCTCGAAGATGTCGAGGCAGCCAACAAGAAGATCAAGGACGGCAAAAAGGCAGAATTCGACCCGCATCCGTTCTATCTGACCGCGTGGGAAGAGGACCGCTATATCATCGGACAGGCGAATATTGAGCTCGACGAAAAGGGTTTTCTTGTTAACGAGCGCAACGCCGCCCGTCAAAAAGGCGAGTTCATCACGGCTGACAAGCTGGAGATCCAGTACATGGACGTCTCGCCGAAACAGCTCGTTTCGGTGGCAGCGTCGCTGATCCCGTTCCTCGAGAACGACGACGCCAACCGTGCTCTGATGGGCTCGAACATGCAGCGTCAGTCCGTTCCTCTGCTCCGTGCCGAGTCGCCGTATGTCGGCACCGGTATGGAAAAGATCGCCGCACGCGACTCCGGTGCGGTGGTCGTAGCAAAACGAAACGGCGTCGTTGACTACGTTGACAGCGAACGCATCATCGTCAAGGCCGACCATCAGGTTGACGGCACCATCTCCCGCGAGGTGACCGCCGACATCTACTCGCTGGTCAAATTCAAGCGTTCGAATCAGAACACCTGTATCAACCAGCGTCCGATCGTTTCTGTCGGCGAACGCGTCCGCAAGGGACAGGTCATCGCCGACGGCCCGTGTACCGACCGCGGCGAACTCGCCTTGGGCCGCAACGTGCTGGTGGCGTTCATGCCGTGGCGCGGTTACAACTTTGAGGATGCCATCCTCGTTTCCGAGCGTCTCGTGAAGGACGATTTCTACACCTCGATCCACATCGAGGAACTTGAGATCGAGGCTCGCGACACCAAGCTCGGCCCCGAAGAGATCACCCGCGACATCCCGAACATCGGCGAGAACATGCTTCGCGACCTCGACGAATCGGGCATCATTCGCATCGGTGCTCAGGTCAAGCCGGGCTCGATCCTCGTCGGCAAGGTCACGCCCAAGGGCGAGACGCAGCTGACCGCGGAAGAAAAACTGCTCCGTGCGATCTTCGGTGAAAAGGCAGGCGACGTAAAGGACGCCAGCCTGACTTGTCCTCCGGGCATCGACGGCACCGTCGTTGACGTGCAGATCTTCACCCGAAAGGGCCAGGACAAGGACAGCCGCAGCCTGGACATCGAGGGAATGGAAGAAGAAGCGCTTCACCGCGACCTCGAGGACGAGATCCGCATCCTGCAGGAACAGCGTGACGAGCGAATCTATGAGCTTTTCGACGGCCGCAAGCTGACGAAGGACCTCGTTGACGGCAAGGACGTCCTGATCAAAAAGGGCGAAACGCTCTCGCGTGAAAAGCTGCACGGCATCGACACCAAGCTGCTCCGCAAAGCGGAGGTCGCCGCCGGTTCCATCGACATCACAGGCGAGATCAAGGAATACGAACAGCGTACCGAACGCCAGATCAACATCCTTCGCGACATCTACGACGAAAAGATCACCAAGCTCAAGCAGGGCGACGAACTGCCGCCGGGCGTGATCAAGATGGTCAAGGTCTTCGTCGCGATGAAGCGCAAGCTTTCGGTCGGCGACAAGATGGCCGGCCGGCACGGTAACAAGGGCGTCATCGCACGCATCCTGCCCGAAGAGGATATGCCGTATCTGCCGGACGGAACTCCGGTCGAGATAGTGCTCAATCCGCTCGGTGTGCCTTCGCGTATGAACGTCGGGCAGATACTGGAAACGCACCTCGGCTGGGCCGCACGCGTTCTGGGCCTGCATTTCGCGACGCCCGTTTTCGACGGTGCCAGCGAGGCCGAGATCAAGGAATACATCAAGCAGGCGAACGGCAAATTTGACGAGCTGGGCCTGCGGCCTTCGGTCGGCCCATCGGGCAAAACGAAGCTCTACGACGGCCTGACCGGCGAGATGTTCGAGCAGAAAGTGACCGTCGGTTACATATATATGCTCAAATTGTCGCACCTGGTTGACGACAAGATCCACGCACGTTCCATCGGCCCGTATTCGCTGATCACGCAGCAGCCGCTCGGCGGAAAGGCTCAGTTCGGCGGACAGCGTTTCGGCGAAATGGAGGTGTGGGCACTCGAAGCATACGGTGCGGCGCACATCCTGCAGGAACTGCTCACCTGCAAGTCGGACGACGTCGCCGGCCGCTCGAAGATCTACGAGACCATCGTCAAGGGCGTCTCGGATTTCGAGCCCGGCATCCCGGAATCGTTCAACGTGCTCGTCCGCGAACTTCAGTCGCTCGGACTCGACATCGAACTCATCGAAAAGGTCGATCCGGAAGAAGTGGTAGCCGGCGTGGATACATTGGTTGGAGTAGATTAA
- the rpoC gene encoding DNA-directed RNA polymerase subunit beta', translating into MFRLHNDNKTQLTSNYEAIRISLASPDKIRSWSHGEVTKPETINYRTFKPERDGLFCARIFGPVTDWECLCGKYKRMKHRGVICDKCGVEVTQSKVRRERLGHIELASPCSHVWFFKGLPSRIGHLLDITLRDLEKILYFETYIVVDPGELPDLKQKDLLSDERYRELSREHPGKFVAKMGAEAIKDLLQMVDVEELVDELRQKMKEETSQQKKLKYSKRLKVANSFLRSGNDPQWMIMEVIPVIPPELRPLVPLDGGRFATSDLNDLYRRVINRNNRLKKLIELHAPEVIVRNEKRMLQEAVDALFDNGRRGRVLRGANNRPLKSLSGTLKGKQGRFRQNLLGKRVDYSGRSVIVVGPEMKLHQCGLPKKMALELFKPFIYSKLESDEHAATIKQAREMVERQEPIVWDILEQVITEHPVLLNRAPTLHRLGIQAFEPVLVEGKAIKIHPLVCTAFNADFDGDQMAVHIPLSAEAQIEASVLMLASKNLLSPASGQPITVPSQDIVLGSYYLTLARDGMKGEGKAFGSIDEVLLALDAGVVETQTKIRLRWRGELIDLTLEHDPQDVMRATVRENTDQLVETTAGRVIINERLTRDGLPFVNGVLKKKGLQSLVTFSHLRLGLDDTVVLLDDLKAMGFLYATRAGVSIGIDDMVTPASKKAIIEKASKEVDKLRKQYEEATMTDLERTNKVTAIWSEVTDQVAKEMFKAMHAREDERQELNPILVMADSGARGSEAQIRQLAGMRGLMAKPSGEIIENPILANFREGLDVLQYFISTHGARKGLADTALKTADSGYLTRRLVDVAQDVIVSEEDCGTMKGIWAEAIIRNGEEVESLRDRIVGCTSLDDIIDPVDGTVIVRSNVEIDEELGAHVQLSGLQKVRIRSPLTCESRRGICVKCYGRNLATGNTVEIGEAVGVIAAQSIGEPGTQLTMRTFHVGGTARLEQETKHVASIDGTVKFSDEMKVIKNRDGEFVSMRRQSEIAIVDERGREVAHYKVVYGAQIHVKDGQKVKEDDVLVTWDPFTFAILTEVDGVVKYQDLKEGKTVEEDIDKVTGQRRLVVKDSDEKNQPRLEIRSGNNKVLKTYQMPIRANLIVEDGDQVKAGDIIAKIPRETTKTKDIVGGLPRVVELFEARRPAETAVMSEIDGVVEFGPISKGKRKIIVRGQDGTEKEYDIPRGTHINVQEGDVVRSGEPLMDGPLNPHDILRVLGMWALQSYLVNEIQEVYRLQGVNINDKHIEVIVRQMLRWVKIKEVGDTEFLLEEQVDRFRYEDENRRVAEEKGQTAVGEPLLLGITKASLSTDSFISAASFQETTRVLTEAAISGRVDYLRGLKENVIMGRLIPAGTGMKYYRNNKIAYDKTMDEKPKDEFDRMTDYIRGGIDIPTAAELGGRDLADMTILEGDEPDEDIVLDDMDETVEVLDDVDLGDVDVDEEI; encoded by the coding sequence ATGTTTCGATTGCATAACGATAACAAGACGCAGCTCACCTCGAACTACGAGGCCATCCGCATCTCGCTCGCGTCGCCCGACAAGATCCGTTCGTGGTCGCATGGCGAGGTAACAAAGCCCGAGACCATCAACTACAGGACGTTCAAGCCGGAGCGTGACGGGCTTTTTTGTGCCCGCATCTTCGGTCCGGTAACGGATTGGGAATGCCTCTGCGGAAAATACAAGCGGATGAAGCACCGCGGTGTCATCTGCGACAAATGCGGCGTCGAGGTAACGCAGTCAAAGGTCCGCCGCGAGCGGCTCGGCCACATCGAACTTGCCAGCCCCTGCTCGCACGTGTGGTTCTTCAAAGGGCTGCCATCGCGTATCGGCCACTTGCTCGACATCACTCTGCGCGACCTCGAAAAGATCCTTTATTTCGAGACCTACATCGTCGTCGATCCGGGCGAACTGCCTGACCTGAAGCAGAAGGACCTGCTTTCGGACGAGCGCTATCGCGAACTCTCTCGCGAGCATCCCGGCAAGTTCGTAGCCAAAATGGGAGCCGAGGCCATCAAGGACCTGCTCCAAATGGTAGATGTCGAGGAACTCGTCGATGAACTTCGTCAGAAGATGAAGGAAGAGACCTCGCAGCAAAAGAAGCTAAAATATTCCAAACGGCTCAAGGTCGCGAACTCATTCCTGCGTTCGGGCAACGACCCGCAGTGGATGATCATGGAAGTGATCCCCGTTATTCCGCCGGAGCTTCGCCCGCTCGTGCCTTTGGACGGCGGACGTTTTGCGACGTCTGACCTCAACGATCTGTATCGACGCGTGATCAACCGGAACAACCGTTTGAAGAAGCTCATCGAGCTGCATGCGCCTGAGGTGATCGTCCGCAACGAAAAACGAATGCTGCAGGAGGCCGTCGACGCTCTGTTCGACAACGGCCGCCGCGGCCGCGTACTTCGCGGTGCCAACAACCGCCCGCTGAAGTCGCTGTCGGGTACGCTCAAGGGCAAGCAGGGACGCTTCCGTCAGAATCTGCTCGGCAAACGTGTTGACTACTCGGGCCGTTCGGTCATCGTCGTCGGCCCCGAAATGAAACTGCATCAGTGCGGGCTGCCGAAAAAGATGGCGCTTGAGCTTTTCAAGCCGTTCATCTACAGCAAGCTCGAATCCGACGAACACGCGGCGACCATCAAACAGGCACGCGAAATGGTCGAACGCCAGGAGCCCATCGTTTGGGACATTCTGGAACAGGTCATTACTGAGCATCCCGTTCTGCTGAACCGTGCGCCCACGCTGCACCGCCTCGGCATTCAGGCTTTCGAGCCTGTCCTGGTCGAGGGCAAGGCGATCAAGATCCATCCGCTCGTCTGTACGGCGTTCAACGCCGACTTTGACGGCGACCAGATGGCTGTCCACATTCCGCTTTCCGCTGAAGCGCAGATCGAAGCAAGCGTGCTGATGCTCGCTTCCAAAAATCTGCTCTCGCCGGCCAGCGGCCAGCCGATCACGGTGCCGTCGCAGGACATCGTTCTGGGCAGCTACTATCTGACGCTCGCCCGCGACGGAATGAAGGGCGAGGGCAAAGCGTTCGGTTCGATCGATGAGGTTCTGCTCGCTCTTGACGCAGGCGTCGTCGAAACGCAGACGAAGATACGGCTCCGTTGGCGCGGTGAACTCATCGACCTGACGCTCGAACACGATCCGCAGGATGTGATGCGTGCGACGGTTCGCGAAAATACCGACCAGCTCGTCGAAACGACCGCCGGACGCGTCATCATCAATGAGCGTCTGACCCGCGACGGCCTGCCGTTCGTCAACGGCGTTCTGAAAAAGAAAGGCCTGCAGTCGCTGGTCACATTCAGCCATCTGCGGCTGGGCCTGGACGACACCGTCGTCCTGCTCGACGATCTGAAGGCGATGGGCTTCCTGTACGCCACGCGTGCGGGCGTTTCGATCGGCATTGACGATATGGTCACGCCGGCAAGCAAAAAGGCGATCATCGAGAAGGCGTCGAAAGAGGTTGACAAGCTTCGCAAGCAGTACGAAGAAGCTACGATGACCGACCTCGAACGCACGAATAAAGTTACGGCGATCTGGTCCGAAGTTACGGATCAGGTGGCGAAAGAGATGTTCAAGGCGATGCACGCCCGCGAGGACGAACGCCAGGAACTCAATCCGATCCTCGTTATGGCGGACTCAGGTGCTCGAGGTTCTGAGGCTCAGATCCGGCAGCTCGCCGGTATGCGCGGCCTTATGGCCAAGCCGTCGGGCGAGATCATCGAAAATCCGATTCTCGCGAATTTCCGCGAGGGCCTCGACGTTCTGCAATACTTCATCTCGACGCACGGTGCTCGCAAGGGCCTCGCCGATACGGCGCTCAAGACGGCCGACTCAGGCTATCTGACGCGGCGTCTGGTTGACGTCGCTCAAGACGTTATCGTGTCCGAAGAAGATTGCGGCACGATGAAAGGCATCTGGGCAGAGGCCATCATCCGAAACGGTGAAGAGGTCGAAAGCCTGCGTGACCGCATCGTCGGCTGCACATCGCTCGACGATATCATCGACCCCGTTGACGGCACCGTGATCGTCCGGTCCAACGTCGAGATCGACGAAGAACTCGGTGCACACGTACAGCTTTCCGGCCTGCAAAAGGTCCGCATCCGCAGCCCGCTCACGTGTGAATCACGCCGCGGCATCTGCGTGAAATGCTACGGCCGCAACCTCGCCACCGGCAATACGGTCGAGATCGGCGAAGCGGTCGGCGTTATCGCGGCACAGTCCATCGGCGAACCCGGAACTCAGCTCACGATGCGTACGTTCCACGTCGGCGGTACCGCACGCCTCGAACAGGAGACCAAGCACGTCGCATCTATCGACGGAACCGTTAAGTTCTCTGACGAAATGAAGGTCATCAAGAACCGCGACGGCGAATTCGTGTCGATGCGTCGTCAGTCCGAGATCGCTATCGTTGACGAACGCGGACGCGAAGTAGCCCACTACAAGGTGGTTTACGGTGCTCAGATCCACGTCAAGGACGGGCAAAAGGTCAAAGAGGACGACGTTCTCGTAACGTGGGATCCTTTCACCTTCGCCATCTTGACCGAGGTTGACGGCGTCGTGAAATATCAGGACCTGAAAGAGGGCAAGACCGTCGAAGAGGACATCGACAAGGTCACCGGACAGCGTCGTCTGGTCGTTAAGGATTCGGACGAGAAAAATCAGCCTCGTCTCGAGATCCGCAGCGGCAACAACAAGGTCCTCAAGACCTATCAGATGCCCATCCGTGCCAACCTCATCGTCGAGGACGGCGACCAGGTCAAGGCAGGCGACATCATCGCCAAGATCCCGCGTGAGACCACCAAGACCAAGGACATCGTCGGCGGTCTGCCGCGTGTCGTCGAGCTTTTCGAGGCACGGCGTCCGGCGGAAACTGCCGTTATGTCCGAGATCGACGGTGTGGTCGAATTCGGCCCCATTTCAAAGGGTAAACGCAAGATCATCGTCCGCGGCCAGGACGGCACCGAAAAGGAATACGACATCCCTCGCGGTACGCACATCAACGTGCAGGAAGGCGACGTCGTCCGCTCCGGCGAACCGCTGATGGACGGCCCGCTCAATCCGCACGACATCCTGCGTGTTCTCGGTATGTGGGCCCTTCAGAGCTACCTGGTGAACGAGATCCAGGAAGTTTACCGGCTGCAGGGCGTGAACATCAACGATAAGCACATCGAGGTGATCGTTCGCCAGATGCTCCGCTGGGTCAAGATAAAAGAGGTCGGCGATACCGAATTCCTGCTCGAGGAACAGGTCGACCGCTTCCGCTATGAGGACGAGAACCGCCGCGTTGCCGAAGAAAAAGGCCAGACCGCGGTCGGCGAACCGCTCCTGCTCGGCATCACGAAAGCATCGCTTTCGACCGATTCGTTCATCTCGGCGGCCAGCTTCCAGGAAACTACACGCGTGCTTACCGAGGCGGCCATTTCCGGACGCGTCGATTACCTGCGCGGCCTGAAAGAGAACGTCATCATGGGCCGCCTGATCCCGGCGGGAACCGGCATGAAATATTACCGCAACAACAAGATCGCCTATGACAAGACGATGGACGAAAAACCGAAGGATGAATTTGACCGCATGACGGACTACATCCGCGGCGGCATTGACATCCCGACGGCTGCCGAACTCGGCGGCCGCGACCTGGCCGATATGACCATCCTCGAAGGCGACGAACCGGATGAAGATATCGTGCTGGACGACATGGACGAGACCGTAGAGGTCCTCGACGACGTCGATCTGGGTGATGTTGATGTCGATGAGGAGATCTAA
- a CDS encoding 1-acyl-sn-glycerol-3-phosphate acyltransferase produces MRTIRAVLRMTAFVLGTLAIYYYWFFTRPVRRDPAEARRHTFLRWSRYFRWNAGMKLVVKGTPPPPPFFLVSNHLSYTDIAVLRLAAEGVFVAKQDIESWPVAGKIIADMGTVFIDRENRRDIPRAGELIDARLDAGDGVIIFPEGTSTRGEVVLPFNSSFFEYAARRNIAVYYAAVSYSTPPGELPADTVCWWDDISFFAHMFRLFSVKSWTATVTFGSEPITSTDRKLLARELHERVSEIFKPVA; encoded by the coding sequence ATGAGAACCATTCGGGCAGTATTGAGAATGACGGCTTTCGTGCTCGGCACGCTGGCGATCTATTACTATTGGTTCTTTACGCGGCCCGTCAGACGCGATCCGGCCGAGGCACGGCGGCATACATTCTTGCGTTGGTCGCGATACTTCAGATGGAACGCGGGAATGAAGCTCGTCGTGAAAGGCACTCCGCCGCCGCCGCCGTTCTTCCTGGTCTCGAACCATCTCAGCTACACGGACATCGCCGTTCTGCGGCTGGCTGCGGAGGGCGTTTTCGTTGCGAAACAGGATATCGAAAGCTGGCCCGTCGCGGGCAAGATCATCGCAGATATGGGCACGGTTTTCATCGACCGCGAGAACCGCCGCGACATTCCGCGTGCAGGCGAGCTGATCGACGCGAGGCTCGACGCGGGCGACGGCGTGATCATCTTTCCCGAAGGCACAAGCACACGCGGCGAGGTGGTGCTGCCCTTCAATTCATCGTTCTTTGAATACGCTGCACGGCGAAATATCGCTGTTTATTACGCCGCTGTCAGCTATTCGACGCCGCCGGGCGAGCTGCCCGCCGACACCGTCTGCTGGTGGGACGACATCTCGTTTTTCGCACATATGTTCCGGCTATTCTCGGTGAAAAGCTGGACGGCAACGGTTACTTTTGGTAGCGAACCTATAACAAGCACTGACCGCAAACTACTCGCCCGCGAACTGCACGAACGCGTGAGCGAAATATTCAAACCCGTTGCATAA
- a CDS encoding energy transducer TonB, with the protein MHFTAKTVKFAAAFAVVLLFAASAAAHRIAIIAPDKAVESVAFAEKLTNAIRDVDLIDGEMARAAFEAVAPENAFNMTRIEARRAGSAIGCSHFVVLRSAVQRRTSFEKKEYYEAYAVVFVVSSRTGRLLLPILRSAESSSSKDAFEKLLTEIPAVAKEIETEATSSLRRELAEPPPPAMEEPPDEGTAAARGFRAPVPYRRIRPEYTRTANLYDIAATVEITVDLDEKGKILRTEIERWAGFGLEESVEKAVRSMNWRPAERGGKQIPMRFLLRYNFTKLPRDADREQ; encoded by the coding sequence GTGCACTTTACCGCAAAGACAGTTAAATTCGCTGCGGCGTTTGCGGTCGTTTTGCTCTTCGCGGCATCGGCGGCGGCGCATCGGATCGCCATCATTGCTCCGGACAAGGCGGTGGAAAGCGTCGCTTTCGCCGAAAAGCTGACCAACGCCATCAGGGACGTCGATCTGATCGACGGCGAAATGGCGCGTGCGGCATTTGAAGCGGTGGCTCCTGAGAACGCTTTCAACATGACACGCATCGAAGCACGCCGCGCCGGCTCGGCGATCGGCTGCAGCCATTTCGTCGTCTTGCGTTCGGCGGTGCAGCGGCGGACGTCGTTCGAGAAAAAGGAATATTACGAAGCGTACGCCGTGGTCTTTGTGGTCAGTTCGCGAACCGGGCGTCTGCTGCTGCCGATCCTGCGTTCGGCTGAAAGCAGCAGTTCGAAAGATGCATTTGAGAAGCTTTTGACCGAAATTCCCGCTGTCGCGAAAGAGATAGAGACAGAAGCTACGTCGTCTTTACGCAGAGAGTTAGCCGAACCGCCGCCGCCCGCGATGGAAGAGCCGCCCGACGAAGGAACGGCCGCCGCACGCGGTTTTCGGGCGCCTGTGCCGTATCGGCGCATCAGGCCGGAATACACACGAACGGCGAATCTGTACGACATCGCGGCGACGGTCGAGATAACGGTCGATCTGGACGAGAAAGGAAAAATACTGCGGACAGAGATCGAGCGTTGGGCCGGTTTCGGGCTGGAAGAATCGGTCGAAAAGGCGGTGCGTTCGATGAACTGGCGGCCGGCGGAACGCGGCGGCAAACAGATACCGATGCGGTTTCTGCTGCGTTACAATTTCACAAAACTCCCACGCGACGCGGACCGCGAACAATAG